In Fusarium fujikuroi IMI 58289 draft genome, chromosome FFUJ_chr08, one genomic interval encodes:
- a CDS encoding related to 3-oxoadipate enol-lactonase II: protein MASAQNIIKCAVLSTSRKISYSIAQKSQKGPWIVLSNSFGADTTLYQPVAQRLASSGYRVLSYDHPGHGLSTPVKDVDNVEMEELINDIDELLRVLHIDSIRAWVGVSLGAASGIYLACRHPNLIQNFAYCACPPASFGALGIMPLEYFDKMRAQAEADGTTANVIRQMHYGWASKEWLEEHPDQDERLKLASSTLSLDGLRAMMTLQKNKRFDMRPLVPQLLESCDKIMFVKGDHDAHLNPLVDMMRDLVVKTAQEKGVEGDFKVVTVPDSGHVMYLENEGYFVDTILEFIS, encoded by the coding sequence ATGGCCTCTGCTCAAAACATCATCAAATGTGCCGTCCTTTCTACGAGCCGCAAAATTTCTTACAGCATCGCACAAAAATCGCAAAAGGGCCCGTGGATTGTCCTCTCAAACAGCTTCGGCGCTGACACCACTCTGTATCAGCCTGTTGCCCAGCGCCTCGCCTCATCAGGCTACCGCGTCCTAAGCTACGACCATCCCGGCCACGGTCTAAGCACTCCTGTGAAAGATGTCGATAACGTCGAAATGGAAGAATTGATCAATGATATTGACGAACTCCTTCGTGTTTTGCACATCGACAGCATCCGCGCCTGGGTCGGCGTCTCACTTGGTGCAGCCAGCGGCATCTACCTAGCCTGCCGTCACCCAAATCTGATACAAAACTTTGCATACTGCGCATGCCCTCCTGCATCTTTCGGTGCCCTCGGCATAATGCCACTCGAGTACTTCGACAAGATGCGTGCTCAGGCTGAGGCAGATGGCACTACTGCGAACGTCATTCGGCAAATGCACTATGGCTGGGCGAGCAAAGAGTGGCTTGAAGAGCATCCAGACCAAGATGAACGACTTAAACTTGCTAGTTCGACTCTGAGTCTCGATGGCTTGCGCGCGATGATGACGTTGCAGAAGAATAAGCGCTTTGATATGCGGCCGCTCGTACCTCAGCTTCTGGAAAGCTGTGATAAGATAATGTTTGTTAAAGGAGACCATGATGCACACCTCAACCCCTTAGTGGATATGATGAGAGATTTGGTTGTCAAGACTGCGCAGGAGAAAGGTGTTGAAGGTGACTTCAAGGTTGTCACTGTACCGGATTCCGGACACGTAATGTACTTGGAGAACGAGGGTTACTTCGTTGATACCATCCTGGAGTTCATTTCCTAG
- a CDS encoding related to HNM1-Choline permease — protein MSLDMASPAIDNEKHLGSQNQDEQNLERHGYVQQTKRNFSLTAMVATCVNLMATWEALSSTLAAGLVSGGAVSLVYGVIVAFFGSLCSASSLAELASSYPTAGGQYHFVAKLSPKTSRPLTSWLAGYISTLGWIASAGSAPFLAGTQIQGLLVLNYPDSYVFQRWHGTLLFWAVLLGSACICIFCSNKLPLIEKLTLVLHVTFFIAIIVTMAVTSPTKHSAEWVFSHFENNSGWGNDAVAWSIGLLSSCYVLIGYDGATHLSEEMNNAEMGVPRAMVGCLLVNGPLGFAFLLIILFFMGDISAALATPTGFPIIEIFLHMTGSVAAATTMTAMITVMACLSTVPLLTAAARIMWAFARDGGLPFAERIASVDKRRQIPTVSIVVVSFLLMLLSLINIGSTTAFNAILSLAVVSLQASYLLPIILLIWRRLFRPDTLRWGPWRLGKAGLPINIIAVIYLMYTCIFLLFPPYQPITPVNMNYAPVVLGGALVFGCIYWPLRKLKCDEAEPACTRCVKSNLLCPGYKRPVKWSTKYEIDYGIHSYAGPGSGPSSGIGNSPSSPFETENVLVLYSPQEESSKLLTHYFASACQVLSSFDSPKNPYRSDLLEFIRNSPIVFNSALSASAAHLSQQERDTSLIPLTFQTEAISHISRELAEIHRLIPLTASTAPTIKDDLMLGITLIGMTSSWHDPSSLGLCHFHGARKVFRIWISQFNLTDLQFPSHRVQRLIVSSMVYWEVMASCLIDQEISALSYLDVFSVLPPSTFCYPCPWTGVGTNILISLAKCMTLVRQKRRLISYNYSREDDIDISSRTIDLLSQAFTLSLDIDHCQIPTPATVQSTGDLRTPSDHLCKIAKCYQLVGRLELDRAFPEVAQCIQDGQNQGKILSRHILELAVKILEIMNTIPQDSRTIAIQTIIFLAAGSALGSTSNTNTNIKVLVANWRRFVLERLRRSFLSLKLQTINWAAAVLQRVWAQMDSVAMDGPDSTSYGRSPILRVHWIDVMTEARLETILGYSLHAYAHAVSRKSEKAVTHMNLGESDNGYAL, from the exons ATGTCTCTCGATATGGCATCTCCTGCAATTGACAATGAGAAGCATCTTGGTTCGCAGAACCAGGATGAGCAGAACCTGGAGCGCCATGGCTATGTCCAGCAGACAAAG CGCAACTTCTCTCTTACTGCCATGGTTGCGACATGTGTCAACTTGATGGCAACATGGGAAGCATTATCTAG TACACTTGCTGCTGGGCTTGTCAGCGGAGGGGCAGTATCCCTTGTTTACGGCGTTATCGTGGCCTTTTTCGGATCACTCTGTTCTGCAAGTTCCTTAGCTGAACTGGCTTCCAG CTATCCTACCGCTGGTGGACAATACCACTTCGTAGCCAAGCTGAGTCCGAAAACGAGCCGACCCTTGACCAGCTGGCTCGCTGGATATATCTC AACGCTAGGCTGGATAGCCTCTGCTGGCAGTGCCCCTTTTCTTGCCGGAACACAGATCCAAggcctcctcgtcctcaactATCCCGATTCCTACGTCTTCCAAAGATGGCATGGCACGCTACTCTTCTGGGCCGTCCTTCTCGGCTCTGCTTGCATTTGTATCTTCTGCAGTAACAAGCTGCCGCTCATCGAGAAGCTGACTCTCGTGCTACACGTCACCTTTTTCATCGCAATCATAGTCACCATGGCCGTGACTTCACCGACCAAGCACTCGGCCGAATGGGTCTTTTCCCACTTCGAGAACAATTCTGGATGGGGTAACGATGCCGTGGCTTGGAGTATAGGACTTCTTAGCTCTTGCTATGTTCTTATCGGCTATGATGGTGCCACTCATCTTAGCGAGGAGATGAACAATGCTGAGATGGGCGTACCAAGGGCTATGGTTGGTTGTCTCTTGGTCAACGGTCCTTTGGGTTTTGCCTTCCTCCTTAtaattctcttcttcatgggAGACATTTCGGCGGCTTTGGCTACACCTACAGGGTTTCCTATTATCGAGATTTTCCTTCACATGACCGGTAGCGTTGCGGCTGCTACTACCATGACCGCTATGATTACTGTTATGGCATGCTTGTCAACAGTTCCTCTCCTCACAGCGGCGGCTCGCATCATGTGGGCGTTTGCTAGAGACGGTG GTCTCCCATTTGCTGAGCGTATTGCCAGCGTTGACAAACGTCGACAAATCCCCACCGTATCCATTGTCGTCGTCAGCTTCCTGCTTATGCTGTTGAGTCTCATCAACATTGGTTCTACGACAGCTTTCAATGCCATCCTATCCCTTGCGGTCGTCAGTCTACAGGCCTCATACCTTCTGCCCATCATTCTGTTAATCTGGCGGCGCTTATTCCGCCCGGATACTCTGCGCTGGGGTCCTTGGAGACTCGGTAAAGCAGGCCTAcccatcaacatcattgCGGTGATTTATCTCATGTATACCtgcatcttccttcttttccctccttATCAGCCGATCACCCCGGTGAACATGAACTATGCACCTGTTGTATTGGGTGGTGCTCTGGTGTTTGGCTGCATTTATTGGCCTCTGAGG AAGCTGAAATGCGATGAAGCAGAGCCTGCTTGTACTCGTTGCGTCAAATCCAATCTGTTATGTCCTGGCTATAAACGTCCAGTAAAATGGTCGACCAAATACGAGATTGACTATGGCATCCATTCATATGCTGGCCCTGGCTCAGGGCCCTCGTCTGGCATTGGCAAttcaccatcttctccatttGAGACCGAGAATGTCCTTGTACTGTACTCTCCCCAGGAGGAATCTTCCAAACTCTTAACACACTATTTCGCATCAGCATGTCAGGTCCTGTCATCTTTTGACTCGCCCAAAAACCCTTACCGCTCAGATCTGCTTGAGTTTATTCGAAACTCCCCCATTGTGTTCAATAGTGCCTTGAGTGCATCGGCCGCCCATCTAAGCCAGCAAGAGCGAGACACATCTTTGATACCTTTGACCTTCCAGACGGAAGCTATTTCACATATATCGAGGGAGCTCGCCGAAATACACAGATTGATTCCTCTTACCGCCTCAACGGCACCAACGATAAAGGATGACTTGATGTTGGGTATAACTCTCATTGGCATGACCTCT AGCTGGCATGATCCTTCTTCCCTCGGCCTGTGCCATTTTCATGGTGCTCGAAAAGTGTTCAGGATTTGGATCAGCCAATTCAACCTCACGGACCTTCAGTTTCCGTCTCACCGTGTCCAACGCTTAATCGTTTCATCAATGGTCTATTGGGAAGTGATGGCCTCTTGCTTGATTGATCAAGAGATTAGCGCACTCTCATATCTCGACGTGTTCTCCGTTCTGCCACCTTCGACCTTTTGTTATCCGTGTCCATGGACCGGAGTCGGCACGAATATTTTGATCAGTCTCGCTAAATGCATGACATTGGTACGGCAGAAACGACGTCTGATTTCATACAATTATTCAAGAGAGGATGATATAGATATATCAAGCCGCACCATCGATTTACTCAGTCAAGCTTTCACTCTAAGCCTGGACATAGACCACTGCCAAATACCAACTCCTGCAACGGTACAGAGTACGGGCGACTTGAGGACTCCGTCAGATCATCTCTGTAAGATAGCTAAGTGCTATCAACTGGTTGGTcgccttgagcttgatcgGGCATTCCCCGAAGTCGCACAATGCATACAGGATGGCCAAAACCAAGGCAAAATACTCTCACGGCATATTTTAGAGCTTGCAGTGAAGATATTAGAGATTATGAACACGATTCCCCAGGACTCCCGGACCATTGCCATTCAGACCATTATATTCCTAGCAGCGGGAAGTGCACTTGGATCAACTTcaaacacaaacacaaacatCAAAGTGTTAGTGGCAAACTGGAGGAGATTTGTACTTGAGAGGTTGCGCAGGTCATTCTTGTCTCTCAAACTTCAGACGATTAATTGGGCAGCCGCTGTGCTTCAGAGGGTCTGGGCACAGATGGACTCAGTGGCCATGGACGGGCCTGATTCCACTTCTTATGGTAGGAGTCCAATTTTACGCGTGCATTGGATTGATGTTATGACAGAAGCTAGACTGGAGACTATTCTAGGATA TTCGCTTCACGCTTATGCTCATGCAGTATCGCGGAAGTCCGAGAAAGCAGTTACACATATGAATCTCGGAGAGTCGGACAATGGATATGCATTATAA
- a CDS encoding related to phenol hydroxylase produces the protein MPVFQETSNAARDQRILPSRALPVPRLSQQPDLSNVSEEHKEVVVIGAGPAGLFLTLLLARYGITEASLLCLDSKPGTLKAGQADGLQPRTLEVFQSLGIASEIVSEGCHMEEVAFWNPVQSNANGNTNSNGSHAAGIERTSFAPDVNVPARFPFEVTIHQGRIERILEENLHLYAGKGAIRRSHRFLEYTVDDSNAEFPIAVKYEQDLPDGSTQQGTVRTKYLIGADGARSKVRKCMGLELEGETTDHIWGVCDFVADTNFPDIRKRSAVHSDAGSVMVIPREQIATGEYLTRLYVQVAEEVDTSGDTGTDKKSADKKRRGAVTLEYIFEQARQVFAPYEIKIKEGTEPDWWAAYQIGQRMAPRFSAKTSDGVERVFIVGDACHTHSPKAGQGMNVSMMDSYNLAWKLVHKIHGLTPESTSGIDPILETFSQERVDVARQLIEFDAQFSHMFSGRIGSADAETSGLTHEEFLRVFSDGSGFTSGCGLQYKESKLIRELGAKSNLLRGDPLLGALTPGRRLLDVKVKRYADATSRHLQDEMPPTGRYHVLVFTSNDLLNKSGISQSSLQSSVDILQKFPIGTVNLIVVHPLTSRFEWTDIPAGVKTFAEMRTYGVSKKEDVYEVLGVSKDDGVVAVVRPDGYIGMMASLSKTGDVEDYLRGCLVTV, from the exons ATGCCTGTCTTTCAAGAAACCTCCAACGCGGCGCGAGACCAAAGAATCCTCCCTTCGCGGGCTCTACCTGTACCACGACTCTCTCAGCAGCCAGATTTGTCCAATGTCTCCGAAGAACACAAGGAAGTCGTCGTCATTGGT GCTGGACCTGCAGGTCTGTTTCTAACATTGCTACTCGCAAGATATGGCATCACAGAAGCCTCACTTCTTTGCCTGGACTCCAAGCCGGGTACACTGAAAGCTGGCCAGGCAGATGGACTTCAACCAAGGACTCTTGAAGTATTTCAGAGTTTGGGGATAGCAAGTGAGATCGTCAGCGAAGGCTGCCACATGGAGGAGGTGGCTTTTTGGAACCCTGTGCAATCAAACGCAAACGgaaacaccaacagcaatgGCTCTCATGCCGCCGGAATTGAGCGGACCAGTTTCGCTCCCGATGTCAATGTCCCTGCTCGTTTCCCATTCGAGGTCACCATCCATCAAGGCCGCATTGAGCGAATCCTAGAAGAGAACCTTCATCTCTATGCAGGCAAGGGTGCCATCAGAAGATCACATCGTTTCCTGGAGTACACAGTCGATGACAGCAATGCTGAGTTCCCCATCGCGGTAAAATATGAACAAGATCTTCCAGACGGATCAACTCAGCAAGGTACAGTTCGAACAAAGTATCTCATTGGCGCAGATGGTGCACGTTCCAAGGTCCGAAAATGCATGGGTCTCGAACTCGAAGGCGAAACAACGGATCATATCTGGGGTGTATGCGATTTCGTCGCCGACACAAACTTCCCCGACATTCGCAAGCGATCCGCAGTCCACTCGGATGCTGGTTCCGTCATGGTAATTCCCAGAGAACAGATCGCAACGGGCGAATATCTCACTCGCCTTTACGTTCAAGTcgctgaagaggttgacaCGAGCGGCGACACTGGAACGGATAAGAAATCGGCTGATAAGAAACGACGTGGCGCCGTTACATTGGAGTATATCTTTGAGCAAGCGCGGCAGGTGTTTGCGCCATacgagatcaagatcaaggagggtACCGAGCCAGATTGGTGGGCGGCTTATCAGATTGGACAGCGCATGGCTCCTAGATTCTCTGCTAAGACGTCTGATGGAGTGGAAAGGGTGTTTATTGTTGGTGACG CCTGCCATACTCACAGCCCCAAGGCTGGACAGGGCATGAACGTGTCAATGATGGACTCTTACAACCTAGCTTGGAAACTCGTCCACAAGATCCACGGCCTCACTCCTGAAAGCACTTCCGGAATAGACCCCATCCTCGAAACATTCTCCCAAGAGCGCGTAGATGTAGCCCGTCAACTTATCGAGTTCGACGCTCAGTTCTCGCACATGTTCTCCGGTCGCATTGGATCAGCAGATGCCGAGACTTCAGGCCTCACCCATGAAGAGTTCCTTCGAGTCTTCAGTGACGGCAGCGGATTTACTAGTGGTTGTGGACTCCAGTACAAGGAGAGTAAACTGATAAGAGAACTGGGTGCAAAGAGCAACTTGCTACGAGGAGATCCGTTATTGGGCGCGTTGACACCAGGACGACGACTACTTGATGTTAAGGTGAAGCGTTATGCCGACGCCACTTCTCGCCATTTGCAAGACG AAATGCCACCGACCGGTCGCTATCAcgtcctcgtcttcacaAGCAACGACTTACTCAACAAATCCGGGATCTCACAGTCAAGCTTACAGTCATCCGTCGATATTCTACAAAAGTTCCCGATAGGCACTGTAAACCTTATTGTAGTTCATCCACTTACGTCAAGATTCGAGTGGACTGACATACCAGCGGGAGTAAAGACATTTGCGGAAATGCGAACTTATGGGGTGTCGAAGAAGGAGGACGTCTACGAAGTATTGGGTGTGTCaaaagatgatggtgtcgTTGCAGTAGTGAGACCTGATGGTTATATTGGGATGATGGCGTCTCTGTCCAAGACGGGAGACGTAGAGGATTATCTGCGAGGTTGCTTAGTTACTGTTTGA
- a CDS encoding probable hydroxyquinol-1,2-dioxygenase gives MAAPVNLKDLTIDNITENVHAINSQCSNLRLKYILERVVTHLHDLARETRLTTDEWMTAIQFLTQVGQICTDVRQEFILLSDILGLSLLVDSIDHPKPKGSTEGTVLGPFHTHEAEHVKEGSLISQDSEGEPLLVLCTLKDVNGSPIPGAKIDVWETDSKGFYDVQHADRTGPDGRAVLTSDDNGDFWFKAIVPVPYPIPHDGPVGKLLKVLGRHCYRPSHMHFMFKKDGYDPLITALYLKDDPYETTDAVFGVKDSLIVNIKKVEDEEMAKKYGVKIGSALMTYDFVLVSDEAAAKLRREKAEEAMAKLGRKFRFIDDLPVPDVD, from the exons atggcggCTCCTGTTAATCTGAAAGATCTCACTATTGATAATATCACCGAGAATGTTCACGCCATCAATTCTCAGTGCAGCAATCTGCGTCTGAAGTACATCCTTGAACGAGTGGTCACACATTTGCATGACTTGGCgagagaaacaagactcACTACAGACGAATGGATGACAGCTATCCAATTCCTGACACAAGTTGGTCAGATCTGCACGGATGTCCGACAAGAGTTCATCTTATTATCTGATATCTTGGGCTTGTCTCTCCTGGTGGACTCAATTGACCACCCGAAACCCAAAGGCAGCACTGAAGGAACCGTCCTGGGTCCATTTCATACCCACGAGGCGGAGCATGTCAAAGAGGGAAGCCTGATCTCCCAGGACTCAGAGGGCGAACCGCTTCTTGTTCTATGTACACTCAAAGATGTGAATGGATCACCAATTCCCGGAGCAAAGATCGATGTCTGGGAGACAGACTCTAAGGGGTTTTACGATGTTCAGCACGCTGACCGGACTGGCCCGGATGGAAGAGCTGTACTGACGAGTGACGATAATGGAGACTTTTGGTTCAAGGCTATTGTGCCAGTGCCATATCCTATTCCTCATGACGGACCCGTCGGAAAGTTGCTTAAAGTACTGGGGCGACATTGCTACCGACCCAGCCACATGCACTTCATGTTCAAGAAAGACGGATATGATCCTCTGATCAC CGCACTCTACCTCAAGGACGATCCTTACGAAACTACCGATGCCGTGTTTGGTGTCAAGGACTCGTTGATCGTTAACATTAAGAAggtcgaagacgaagaaatgGCGAAGAAGTATGGTGTCAAAATTGGTTCCGCCTTGATGACATATGACTTTGTTCTCGTCTCAGATGAAGCGGCTGCGAAACTCAGGAgagagaaggctgaggaggcaaTGGCGAAATTGGGACGGAAGTTCAGATTCATTGATGACCTACCGGTTCCGGATGTCGATTAA
- a CDS encoding probable TRP5-tryptophan synthase, with product MGSIHQPHSETYPDQNGYYGQFGGNFYPTEAHQALEELATKYQELRHSPSFNQTLNKVRIGLQGRPTPIHHLENISREIGGAQIFVKREDLNHTGAHKINHCVGFALLAKALGKTKLIAETGAGQHGVALATAAAYFGLECEIHMGGVDTEKQKSNVGRMQILGAKVVAATKGQSALKEASDSAFNAYVEQREHALYAIGSAIGPHPFPLIVRDFQSVIGKEAREQFLVMTDGTLPEHVVACVAGGSNALGMYSAFIEDTAVKLNAVEPLGQSEKLGQHAATLSYGEPGTLHGAKTLVLQQDGGKPAPVSSVASGLVYPGIGPEMAMLHNAGRISVSTVSNDEVISTFFRMAKSEGIIIALESAHAMAFAIRLAAQRPSSERILVNLSGRGDKDVDYVLEHHGTS from the coding sequence ATGGGAAGCAttcatcaacctcactcAGAAACTTACCCAGACCAGAATGGCTACTACGGCCAATTCGGCGGTAACTTCTACCCGactgaagctcatcaagcacTCGAAGAATTGGCCACCAAGTACCAAGAACTTCGCCACTCACCCTCCTTCAACCAAACCCTCAACAAAGTCCGCATCGGTCTCCAAGGCCGCCCAACGCCAATTCACCATCTCGAGAACATCTCCCGCGAAATTGGCGGTGCTCAAATCTTCGTCAAGCGTGAAGACTTAAACCACACAGGCGCACACAAGATCAACCACTGTGTCGGTTTCGCACTTCTCGCTAAAGCATTGGGGAAGACCAAACTCATCGCTGAGACTGGGGCTGGTCAACACGGTGTTGCGCTCGCAACTGCAGCGGCGTATTTTGGTCTCGAGTGTGAGATACACATGGGTGGTGTCGATACCGAGAAGCAAAAGTCAAATGTTGGTCGGATGCAGATTCTCGGCGCAAAAGTTGTTGCTGCTACTAAGGGGCAGTCTGCTTTGAAAGAGGCCAGTGACTCAGCTTTCAATGCGTATGTTGAACAGCGAGAGCATGCGCTGTATGCAATCGGTTCGGCGATTGGGCCTCATCCATTCCCGTTGATTGTGAGAGATTTCCAGTCCGTGATTGGCAAGGAAGCGCGAGAGCAGTTCCTTGTCATGACTGATGGTACATTGCCTGAGCATGTTGTTGCATGCGTCGCGGGTGGATCCAATGCCCTGGGGATGTACTCTGCTTTCATTGAAGATACTGCAGTGAAGTTGAATGCAGTGGAACCACTGGGGCAATCCGAGAAACTTGGTCAACATGCAGCAACGCTATCATACGGCGAACCAGGTACACTGCATGGCGCAAAGACGCTCGTTCTCCAACAAGACGGAGGCAAACCTGCTCCTGTCTCATCTGTAGCCTCAGGGCTTGTCTATCCGGGAATCGGACCAGAGATGGCCATGCTGCACAATGCTGGGCGCATATCAGTCTCAACTGTCAGCAACGATGAGGTCATCAGCACATTCTTCCGCATGGCTAAGAGTGAAGGCATCATCATTGCTCTAGAGAGCGCACATGCAATGGCATTTGCCATTCGTTTGGCAGCACAACGACCTTCATCAGAGCGGATCCTGGTCAATTTATCGGGGCGAGGAGATAAAGATGTAGATTATGTTCTCGAGCATCATGGAACTAGTTGA
- a CDS encoding related to integral membrane protein: MAIESRATQIAAIAYTFVILSSIATCLRVYCRGWIVKAFGADDWLALIAQFMFIVFCSYEITGVRYGTGRHFKDIEPENIPRAMQMWWTCEPTYVLTNMAIKASIAIFLLRICITRTHKIIIWTITGITEIYSLFFFLLFVLQCRPTALFWLRYTSNPPGGSCLDASVVAKAFYAYSAISCLSDWTYSLLPIALVYNLQMSKRTKISVVGILAAGAIASSATIIRFPYLYSLTDIDDFLYSTSDVAIWSTVETGLGITASAVATLRPLLRNFLGHGSSADGQGNSARPWQRTGSNHPTGGYLRSHGQNGEEAFDLHDNAGKRIGVTTIIDHDDKSDANGETGKHGSRSEASDSVAELHGWNSSQSDLADANGQPRAQKGWNVLVKKTVVQTRGSDLA; encoded by the exons ATGGCGATCGAGAGTCGGGCAACGCAGATTGCTGCCATCGCCTATACTTTTGTGATCCTCTCATCGATTGCGACGTGTCTCCGCGTCTACTGCCGAGGATGGATTGTAAAGGCGTTCGGCGCCGATGATTGGCTTGCCCTCATTGCCCAG TTTATGTTTATCGTCTTTTGCTCCTATGAGATCACTGGTGTCCGATATGGAACTGGACGTCACTTCAAGGACATCGAGCCGGAGAACATCCCCAGAGCGATGCAGATGTGGTGGACATGCGAACCGACCTACGTCTTGACCAACATGGCCATCAAGGCCAGTATTGCTATCTTCTTGTTGCGAATTTGCATTACACGCACACACAAGATTATCATCTGGACCATCACTGGCATCACAGAAATCTACAGCCTGTTCTTCTTCCTGTTGTTTGTTCTCCAATGCCGACCTACGGCACTCTTCTGGCTCCGATATACCAGTAACCCTCCTGGAGGCAGTTGCTTGGACGCCTCGGTGGTTGCTAAGGCCTTCTATGCTTACTCCGCTATCAGCTGTTTGTCAGACTGGACCTACAGTTTGCTACCCATTGCCCTGGTTTACAACCTTCAAATGAGCAAAAGAACAAAGATTTCTGTCGTCGGTATTCTGGCCGCAGGCGCTAT TGCCTCTAGTGCAACCATCATTCGCTTCCCTTACCTCTACTCCCTCACCGACATCGACGACTTCCTATACTCTACCTCAGATGTCGCTATCTGGTCTACTGTTGAGACTGGTCTTGGTATCACTGCTTCAGCTGTCGCAACACTTCGACCTCTGCTCCGCAACTTTCTTGGTCACGGATCATCCGCAGATGGACAGGGAAACTCAGCCAGGCCTTGGCAGCGAACAGGTAGCAACCATCCAACAGGAGGCTACCTTCGCAGCCACGGCCAGAACGGTGAGGAGGCTTTTGATCTGCACGACAATGCTGGCAAGCGTATTGGagtcaccaccatcatcgaccACGACGACAAGTCAGATGCCAATGGCGAAACAGGCAAGCATGGAAGTCGATCAGAAGCTTCTGACTCTGTTGCAGAGCTGCATGGCTGGAATAGCAGCCAATCAGATCTGGCTGATGCCAATGGTCAACCACGTGCTCAGAAAGGATGGAATGTGTTGGTCAAGAAGACTGTTGTCCAAACTCGAGGATCAGACCTTGCATAA